From Acidimicrobiales bacterium, the proteins below share one genomic window:
- a CDS encoding metal ABC transporter ATP-binding protein encodes MSGPPAGAAEAEVLTVEAVDVRFSGRKILDAVSFALRAGEFTGLIGSNGAGKTTLFRVILGLERPTAGRVFIGGEPRSGRNRSIGYVPQKALLDPDIPLRARDLVALGIDGHRFGVPIRSAKRAALVEEMLQAVDATHFADSRVGQLSGGEQQRVLIAHALISRPKLLLLDEPLANLDLRSGQEVIELLARITTEQRVAVFLSAHEMNPLLPVMDRIVYLAGGRAASGTAEEVIRPDVLGALYGHHVDVLHVHGRVLVVAGHGSGDEAVLAVSPDLVVG; translated from the coding sequence GTGAGCGGGCCTCCTGCCGGGGCCGCGGAGGCCGAGGTCCTCACCGTCGAGGCCGTCGACGTCCGTTTCTCGGGCCGCAAGATCCTCGACGCGGTCTCGTTCGCGCTGCGCGCCGGGGAGTTCACCGGGCTGATCGGCTCGAACGGCGCCGGCAAGACGACGCTGTTCCGGGTCATCCTCGGCCTCGAGCGACCGACGGCCGGACGGGTGTTCATCGGAGGCGAGCCGAGGAGCGGACGCAACCGGTCGATCGGCTACGTCCCGCAAAAGGCGCTGCTCGACCCCGACATCCCGTTGCGCGCCCGTGACCTCGTCGCGCTCGGGATCGACGGGCACCGCTTCGGGGTTCCGATCCGCTCCGCGAAGCGGGCCGCCCTCGTCGAGGAGATGCTGCAGGCAGTCGATGCGACGCATTTCGCGGACTCGCGCGTCGGCCAGCTCTCCGGCGGCGAGCAGCAGCGGGTGCTCATCGCGCACGCCCTCATCAGCCGACCGAAGCTGCTCCTCTTGGACGAGCCGCTCGCCAACCTCGACCTCCGCAGCGGTCAGGAGGTCATCGAGCTGCTGGCCCGCATCACGACCGAGCAGCGCGTCGCGGTCTTCCTCTCGGCGCACGAGATGAACCCGCTGCTGCCGGTGATGGACCGCATCGTCTACCTCGCCGGTGGGCGCGCCGCGAGCGGCACCGCCGAGGAGGTGATCCGCCCCGACGTCCTCGGTGCGCTCTACGGCCACCACGTCGACGTCCTGCACGTGCACGGCCGGGTCCTCGTCG
- a CDS encoding zinc ABC transporter substrate-binding protein has product MPPRSCLSARRSVKPAGRTSLLAVGAVLVSILGAGVANGAAASARPDKAAAHSTSALVTAVGAENEYANVMSQIGGKYVSVSSILNNPTTDPHTFESSPSVAREVSAAELVVQNGVGYDTFMSKIESASPSPKRKVIVVQSLLGLPDRTANPHLWYDPTTMPRVALAIAAALASLVPSRAGYFSANLKTFDNALKPAENAIANFKAKYSGTAAATTEPVADYLLTAMGIDNLTPFGFQADIMNGVDPSPQDISLETSFFTAHKVKVFCYNEQVVDALTTSIRETAVKSGIPVVGVYETMPTPGYKFQTWMLAEVQAIQKAVLHKASTERL; this is encoded by the coding sequence GTGCCTCCCCGTTCCTGTCTCAGCGCCCGTCGCTCTGTCAAGCCCGCCGGTCGGACATCGCTGCTCGCCGTCGGTGCCGTCCTCGTCTCGATCCTCGGCGCCGGGGTGGCCAACGGTGCCGCGGCCTCCGCCCGGCCCGACAAGGCGGCGGCCCACTCGACGAGCGCCTTGGTCACCGCCGTCGGCGCGGAGAACGAGTACGCGAACGTGATGAGCCAGATCGGCGGGAAGTACGTGAGCGTCTCGTCGATCCTCAACAACCCGACCACCGACCCGCACACCTTCGAGTCGAGCCCGAGCGTCGCGAGGGAGGTGAGCGCCGCCGAGCTCGTCGTGCAGAACGGAGTTGGCTACGACACCTTCATGAGCAAGATCGAGTCGGCCTCGCCGAGCCCGAAGCGCAAGGTGATCGTCGTCCAGAGCTTGCTCGGGCTGCCGGACCGCACCGCCAACCCCCACCTCTGGTACGACCCGACGACGATGCCGAGGGTGGCGTTGGCGATCGCCGCGGCGCTCGCCTCGCTCGTCCCCTCCCGGGCCGGCTACTTCAGCGCGAACTTGAAGACCTTCGACAACGCGCTGAAGCCGGCCGAGAACGCGATCGCCAACTTCAAGGCGAAGTACTCGGGCACCGCTGCAGCGACCACCGAGCCGGTCGCGGACTACCTGCTCACGGCGATGGGAATCGACAACCTCACGCCCTTCGGGTTCCAGGCCGACATCATGAACGGGGTCGACCCCTCACCCCAGGACATCTCCCTCGAGACGAGCTTCTTCACCGCGCACAAGGTCAAGGTGTTCTGCTACAACGAGCAGGTCGTCGATGCGCTGACGACCTCGATCCGCGAGACCGCCGTGAAGTCCGGGATCCCCGTGGTCGGCGTCTACGAGACCATGCCGACGCCTGGCTATAAGTTCCAGACGTGGATGCTCGCCGAGGTGCAGGCGATTCAGAAGGCGGTCCTCCACAAGGCCTCCACCGAGCGGCTGTGA